GGTAGTAGAGGTTTAGGAAAAGCAACAGCTATTGCTTTTGCTCAAAAAGGAATACACGTCGCTATTACTGGTAGAAACGAAAAACGATTACAAGAAACCGTTACCGAATTAAAATCATACGGCGTTGATGCTACCTATGCTATTTTTGATGTTGGTAATTATGATGAAGTTCAAAAAGGTATAAAAGATATTATTAACACCTTTGGTACAGTTGATATTTTAGTTAACAATGCAGGTATTGCTGCTTTTGGTACTTTTAACGAAATGAAAGTTTCAGATTGGACACAAATTATACAAACCAATTTAATGGGAATGTATTATGTTACCAAAGAGGTTTTACCGTATTTAATCGAAAAAAATGAAGGTGATATTATTAACATTGCTTCAACGGCTGGTTTAAGCGGAAACGCAACTACCTCAGCCTATTCTGCATCTAAATTTGCTGTAATCGGAATGTCGGAATCATTAATGAAAGAAGTTCGTAAAAACAATATTCGAGTTTGTACACTTACTCCTAGTACAATTGCTTCGGATATGTCTTTAGAATTAGGAATTACAGACGGAAATCCTGAAAAAGTTTTACAACCTGATGATTTTGCGGAATTAATTGTTGCTGGTTTAACTTTACCTAGAAGAGCAATGCTTAAAGGCGCTTCTTTATGGTCAACAAATCCATAATTTACATCATTTATTGAAAAGCGTTTCTTTTTATAACTAAAAAAGAAACGCTTTTTTTGATAAAATTTTAATCTTTACTTTTTAAAGAAAGAACTTATCTTTTTTAACAATCCAAAATCTTCTGTATTTTCTGTTTTAGAAGTTATTTTTTCAATATTTCCAACCTGTTGAACATATTTTTCTTGATGACTTTCTTTATAAGAATGCGCTTTCAGAATATCACCTACTTGACTTTTATATTTAACACCTTTTTCTTTATCTACTTGATAAATATAATTTGCATATCCATCAATTTCGGCTAAAACATTAAGTCCACCGTTCCATGTTTTACCTGCTATACCTTCTTTTTCAATTTGATATAACAACGCTCTAAAACGTTTTAATGATTTTTTATTGATATTCAATTTTTCATTTACCACAATACCAGTTACTTCCTGTCGTTGATTTCGCTTCATTATTTTAAGCTTATCAGGATGTAAATTAAAGTTTTCTTCGGATATAATTTTTTTAGAATATTTTAATATCGCTGTAATGTGTTTAAATTGTGCTTGATTTCCCGAAAAAGTAGTATCATCTACATATCGAGAATAAGCAAAACCATATTTAATAGCCAAACCATCTAATCGATAATCCATTTTACGACACAAAATATTAGTTATCGCAGGACTACAAGGCGAACCTTGTGGTAAAAAACGTTCTCCTCTTTGTGAAAAATAATTTTCTCCTAATAAAGAAATATCTAAAATTTTAGATTCTGAACACAACAATGCAAAAACAACCGCTAATTGTTCTGAATATCCTAATGATTTAAAAACTCCCTTTATTCTTTTATAAGTAACCGAAGGAAAAAAGTTTTTCAAATCTTGATTAATAACAACCGCTTTATCTACGTGAGGCTGTGCATTACTAATAATTGATTTTTCTTTTACACAACCATGTGCCTTATCATAAACAATTACTTTATTTAAAATATTTTCTAGAATAAAGTGTTGTGCTCTTTTCAATCGAGGCATTGGAGCAGAAATTAAACGATATCCTCCTGATTTTTTAGCAACTTTAAAACGTTTGTAGTGTTCAATTTGTGAGTTTTTTCTTGAAAAAGCTAAAAATCGAAGCTCATTTACCGTTATTTTCATAGCCTCGGCTAAGTCTTTTACCGAATGATAAATTGGTAAACCAGCTTCTTTCAGTCTTACTTCATCTATTTGAGTGTCGTTTAACTGATGAGAATAACCAGCACCTAAATAAGTAATATCTTCTTTTTTAGTTTGCTGCCATTTTTCGGCTTTTTCCTTACGGATTTGCTCTCTTTTAAGCTTAGTTTCTTTTTGTTTTTCTTTTGATAACTTCTTTCGCTCTTTGTGTTTATTTGCGATAAAAGCATCTGTATCTTTTATTAATCTTTCCTTTTTTACAAGTTTTGATAAATCACCCGATAGGGCATTTTCTTCTTTTAAAAAGGCGTTTACTTTTTCGAAATTTACTTTGTCATCTCCCCAAAAACCTAATCGTTTCATTTCTGAAAGAATAAATTCATGTTTTGATGATTCTTTAATTTTGTCGTAAATCTCTTGTTTTCTCGTAGCTGAATTATCCATAAAACAAAAAAGAGGTAGCAATAAGATGTATATTTTTTTCCCTTCGTACAATTCTAAAGACTGAATTGAACAACTCCAGTGAAATAGGTACTATAGTGCTATTTCACTTCGAAGAAGTTTAACCGGAAATGGCACTATAGTACCTATTTCACAAGTTAAGTTCGAGTCAGTGACGCGTTCGGTGTCTGTAAGCTAGATTGGCGATACACCAATCAAATTGCAAGGTTGTTATCTTATTACTACCAAAGTTTAAATATATTAATTTTTTTTATCAAAAGCGATTCTTGTGGCTAAAATATGTTCACAAGGTCCTTTTGTCATTTTATTTTGATGATAATAACTGCAAACACACTTAGCATCAACAATTTGAAGATCATTATTAATAAGTACACTTGTCTTATAATTATTACTTACTGTCGCATTTATCGTTATATTATTGCCATCAATAGTTGTTTTTAAGTTTTCAACAGCTCCTGACTCCATCAATTCATAGGCTTTTTTATCAATTTCATTAGAAAATCGTAAGCTATCTAAATCGATTCCATCTTTTTTTAATTCCCGAATTCGATATACATTATTCTTTAAATCGTACACTACTTTTCCTGCTTGCGTAAAAGTTTGTAACGATTGCGTTACAATTGTTTTATCCAATCCTAAATCATTAGCCAAATTACTCGGAGTATTTAACCAATCTTTTCGCAATGCCAAATAAATAGTTTGCATCGTTGTTGCAGGAACTTGTCCTCTTGGCGAAAGCAAATCCAAATTAGTTGTCTGTGTCCAATCATTGGCTGTCCATCCAGATAATCCTAATGTAAAATACATATCATTTGCCAAATGAGCAATGTAAAAAGATGGCATACCGCTACCCAATAAATGAACTGTAAATTTAGTAGTAACTGGTAATAATCGTTCTAAAAGCGTTATTCTTCTTCTACCCCAAACTCTTATTTCCTTTTCTTCATCGCCCTCATATATCGATTGTAAACAAGTTACTTCAATATTCCAAGGTTCAAAAACAGCAATAATAGGTTTACCAGGTTTTAAGATATATTTTATCGCCCTTGGTCCTTTCTTCTCTTTGTGCCTTTTTAATACTGCTATAAAATTAGCAATATCCACAGGATGCAAATCAAAAGATACTTTATCACTTGTCATGGCACTACTTACTTGTAAAAAACCACGAACCCAACTATCTGGTAAATCAATTTTTACTTCTCTATAAGTATCTTCCCCTGTTGTTTTTACATCAAAACCTTTTGGATCTACTTTAAATTCGGTTTCTTTATAAGTTCTTATTTTTTGAAACTCATTATACAAAGCCTTAGAATAATCAATGTTAGTTGTTCCGCATTTAAACTCATTTATGTTTTTAAACACATCGTAACCACAAGATAATTTCCCATAAACAGATTCATCTTGACTAAAACACTCAAAAAATATTTGGTCTGGATGTACTGTAATAACAGGATCTAAAACAAACCAAGCAGCATAATCTCGTTTATATAAATAATTAAAATATTTTCGTTGCGCATCATAAAAAGGTTTTGTAATTTCTTCTCTTTTTGAGCGTAATTTTTTTAATTTTTCTTGAACTTCTCTAACATCTTCTTTTAATCCAGATAATTCTGCTGTTGCATCTGCAATCCATACTTCTTCCTGACCTTTTAACCAAGCTAAATATTCTGTATTATCTTTAGGTTGAAAATTAAAATCGGCAATTACTACATGATGTAAGGCTGAAATAGCTTCTCTAAAAGGAATTTTTTTATCTAAGCTTCCTACAAAATACGTAGGTTCTCTTAATACATCTGGTGCAAAACTTACGCCTGTAGATGCAATTCCGTTATTAACTGTACTATTGCCACTATATTTAAAATTAAACTTCATTCTTTTTCTTACTCTTATTTAATTAATAATGGCACTTCTACATCTGTATGTATTTCAGAAATAGTGATTAAAATATCGATAATTTTATCTTTATCAATCGCAGTTTTTGTATCTAAAATGGCTGTTAAAACTCGTACCGTCATTACAGCTATTTCTTTATATTTTTTCGATTGATTTTCTAAAAAATAATACACTCTTGTTTTTGTAGCTCTGTTAGTATTTATATAAAATAAGGTTGTTTTAAAATAATCTTCTAATTGTAAGATAACTTTAATATTATCCGAAGCGTATCCTTCTAAATAATTAGTCACAAAAAACTGCATATTTTTTGTTGGATGTTCCTGTAAATTGATAAGTAACGGCAATCCTTTTTCTTCTGAAAAATGCGTTGTAATTAAACTTCTACCTAACAATTGTACTTGATCTTTTACATGGTCGCATACATATAATAATAATGCAACAGTCCAATTTTTCGTATCAATCGATGTTCTAAAATAAGCATCTGCCCAATCGATAACATCTTGCCAATTCGTATTAAAAATAGGCAATGCTTCTTCTAATTCGTAATTTACTCTGGCTACATTATTTTTGAAATAATCATGTAATTGTGTTCTTACAAAAAATACATCACTATGTGCTAAACGTACTAATTCAGACATTTTTAAGTTATTCATGTCTACTCTTCTTTCAAAAAGTGGCGTTCCTAACTTCTGTGCAAATTCATGTTTTGATAAAATTAACGCTATTATTTCTTCTTCAGATACAGGCTCTTTTTGAGTTCCATAAAATTGTACTAAAATATTAAAACAATTTTGATGTAAACCCTCATAAGTTTCATCTTCTGTTAAAGAAGCTAATAATTTTTTACGTAAATATTCTTTAAATTCTTCATCTAAATGAATTAATTTACGAATTGTTGGTTGTATTGCTTTTCTAACGGCTTCAATGTTCTGAAAAACAAAAACGAATAATATCTTGTTTATTTTCTAATAAAAATTCATCAGGAAAATACGCTAAAAGTTCAATACCTGCAGTTCTTAAAACCGCTTCATCTGAAGTAATATATTCTTTATAAGTATCTTTAAAAAGTTCGTAAACAGATGTAGTATTATGTTTTGCTAAATTAATTGCAAATAACTGATTTGTTACAGAACTTGAAGCCGATAAACTAATAATATATTGAGCAGATGTAGCACTTAATAATTCCCCAAAAAATGTATTTCCGATTAAATAATTAACTGCTATTAAAAATTCAGAAGTATATTTAGAAGGTTCTTCGAACAATGTTATTAAATCATCTATAAATATTGGCGTATTATAAGCTACATCATTTTTATATAAATTGATTAAATAACCAATAACTAAAACCTCATCAGTAAGTAATAATTTTGTTAGTAAAGAAGTACTTGATAAATACGAAGCTTCATATTTATCCAACCATTTTATCCCTAATTCAACAGCTTTTTTATTTTTTGAAGCTAATAAAATCAATAAAATTTCTTCTGAAGCTTGTGTTGTTGCATATTTTTGTTCTAAAACCTCAGCTATTAAATCTAATACCTTCGGATGATAGTGTCGTATTAATTTTGCTAATATTTCTTCGGATATATTTTCTAAAAAATGTGGATTAGCTTTTATAATTTTTAACGAAAAATCAACAGCAATAGTACTTTTTGCATTAGCAAGAATAGACAATACTTCTGCTGGTTCTTGATTCCAAACAGTCGGTAAAATTTCTTCTCTTATAGTATTATCAGTAAGTTCATCTATATAAAACCATTTATTACCTATACATTTAAACCTTGTTGAATTTCCATATAAAACATACATCAAAGCTAAAAACTGATGATATTTAGGATACTTACGATTTTCTACTTCATACTTTCCTTTAGACTCGTTATAAAACCATTCACTAGTTATATTTTCAGGAGCTCTATCTTCTTTATCATTTAAAGAACATAATATCTCTTTGACACAGTCGATATACGCTTCTTGATTATCAATACTTAAATCATATATTTTTCGATACGTTGCTCCGTTAAAATAGTTTTTAGTTTTCCCTGAAAAAGCAATTCTTGGATTCTGTTTTTTCTTTTCTACGGATGCTTCTACCCAATTATAGCTATCATCTGTATATGGATAATCAGACGTATAACTTGGATTACTAATAGCGATTCGTTTAGATACTAATGCAAAAAACTGCGTATCATTTGTTGTATAAGCTGTTCTATAAATATAGCGTACAGATTTAAAAGTGTTTACTTTTAAAGGAATTTTGGCTATTATTTTAAATAAATTAGCTCTCTCCAAGTCATTATTATAGGAATGAATATAAGCATAAAATAACAACATCGGGTTTTTACTTCCTTCTCCTAAAAACTGTGTTGCTAAAGAATCTATTTCAGATTTTGTAATATGCTTTGCAACTTCGTTTTGTACTATTTTTATATTTGTAGCATTTCCATACTTTAAAATATAAGCGGCAGAAATTCTACCTCCAATTGTATTAAAAGTATCTTTTTTGAAAACCTTAATTGCATCTTCAATATAATCTGATTCATTAAAATCGATTAAAACAGAAAGCGCATTATATTGTTCAAACTCATCTGATGAATGAATAAATTGAGCTATTAATGGTATTGCTTCTTTTATTTTTAAAGCACCAACTCTATTTATAATTCTAGATACTTTCCAATTTCGGGTATAAGTTCCTTTTAAAGCTTGATTTAAATACTTTAAAATAGTATCTTTCCTAGTAGTATTTTCTTCTTTCTTCGGATTTTCAAGTTCTTTAGCTTCTTCTGAATATCCTTTTTTTTCTTTACTTCCGACTAATTTATTGAAGATTTTCTCGGCTTCTTCATAAGATACAGGAAAAACAGTTTTTGTTCCTTCTCTTAAACTTGCGCCTCTTCTACCATATCTAAAGTTTACTATAAATAAATCTTGACTTTCACATAAGTCAACTTCATAAACTTTGTCTGATTTTTCGTCTAAAAAATATAATTTCTTTTGTTTGATTAATTTCAAGGCTTAGATTTTTTTTAAGACTTTAAATATATCAATATTTTAGAAGATACTCGCCTATTTATTGTTTTTAACACGTATTTACTTTTAAAATAAGAAGTAAATACGTGTTTTTTTAATTTAAACCATTTTTAAGATTTATTAAAATTGCTTCTTTTAATGAATCTTCTAAAAAAGAAATAGCTCTTTTACTTCTAATACCCGATTTACAATATACAATTACAGGTTTCGTTGTATCAATTTCATTTAATCGGTCTGGTAATTCTACTAAACGAATATGCTGACCACCAATATGATGTTGTTCTCTTTCCCAATCTTCACGAACATCTAATAGATTATATTTTAATAAATCACCTTGTAATTCTTCTATTGTTATTTCGTTTTCAGCTTCAATAATCCCACAGAAAAAATCATAATTTTCTTCTAATTTTGTAACTGATGCTTCTGATGTTTTTTCAAAATCTAAAACCATTTGACGCATTGTTAATGAGTCATACATCAATAGTTTATTAGCTAAAACATCACCTATTTCACAAATTATTTTAATAGTTTCATTAGCTTGTAAACTACCTATAATTCCTGGTAAAACACCTAAAACACCTATTTGCGAACAATTTGGTGATTCATCTGGTTTTGGTGGCGTAGGATATAAACATCTGTATGTTCCGCTTCCTTGATAATTAAATACACTTACTTGTCCTTCAAACTTAAAAATCGCTCCATATACCAATGGTTTTTTTGTAATTACCGAAGCATCATTTGTTAAATAACGAGTTGAAAAATTATCACTTCCATCAACAATAACATCATATTCTTCAAATAATGAAATAGCATTTAATCGTGTTAATTGTTCTTTATATACGTTAAATTTTACAAACGGATTTAACTTTGATAATCGTTTTGCTGCAGTTTCTGCTTTTGAAACTCCAATATCATCAATTGTATATAAAATTTGACGTTGTAAATTACTTTGATCTACCACATCATCATCAATAATACCAATTGTACCAACACCTGCTGCTGTTAAATATTGTAATACAGGACAGCCTAATCCGCCAGCACCTATTACTAAAACTTTAGCCTTTTTTAATTTTAACTGCCCTACTGAACCTATTTTCTCTAAAATAAGGTGGCGGTTATATTGTTTTTTTTCTTCTTCTGTTAAGTTCATTTTTTTTATATTGATTCAAACTGTTCCCAGTCTTTCCAAACCACTTCTAAACCTTGTTCTTTTAACATTTTCACTACTTCTTCGGTGCTTCTTTCATCAGAAATCTCAAACTGCTCTAACGATTGAGGTTCAACCGTATAACCACCTGGATTTGTTTTTGATTCTGCACTAATAGAAGTAGCGCCTAAATTTACAATATTATTTCTAAAAACCTCACTTTCTCTTGTTGACATTGATAGCTCAATATCTTCGTCTAGCAAACGAAAAGCACAAATTAATTGCACCAAATCACTATCTGTCATTTCAACTTTTGGTTCTAATCCACCAGAATGCGGTCGTAACCTCGGAAACGAAATAGAATACTTTGTTTTCCAATATGTTTTTTGTAGATATTTTAAATGTAATGCTGTAAAAAAACTATCAGCACGCCAATCTTCTAATCCGAATAAAGCACCTAATCCTATTTTATGAATTCCTGCTTTTCCTAATCTATCAGGCGTATCTAAACGGTAATCAAAATTAGATTTTTTTCCCTTCGGATGATGTTTCTTATACTCCTCTCTGTGATATGTTTCTTGATAAACCAACACAGCATATAATCCTGCTTCAATTAACGATTCATACTCTTCTTGATCCAAAGGCTGAACCTCGATAGTAATATTTGAAAATTGAGAACGAATTAACTGAATCGCATTTTTAATATAATCTACACCAACTGTTTTATTTGCTTCACCTGTAACTAACAAAATATGATCGTATCCTTTATCTTTTAAAAAAGCAACCTCTTTTAAAATTTCAGCATCTAATAAAGTACGTCTAGGTATTTTATTGGTCATACTAAATCCGCAATACGTACAAATATTCTGACACTCATTACTCAAATACATTGGCGCATACATTTGTATGGTATTACCAAAGCGTTTTTTAGTAAGCAAGCTACTTTTTTGAGCCATTTGCTCAATATACGGACGTGCAGCAGGAGATATTAATGCTTTAAAATCTTCTAAATCTAATTTATCTTTTGATAAAGCATATTCTACTTCAACAGTTGTTTTATCAAAAATACTTTTTAAGTTATCATCCCAATTATACGTATCAAAAAGTTCTTTAAAATTACTCATATTTTAATTTAAAAAACTAGTTAACGGACTACTTGCAACTGCTTGTTTTTGAACAGGTGCTAGTTTTGCTTCATATGCCATTCTTCCAGCTTCAACAGCCATTTTGAATGCTTTTGCCATTGCCACAGGATTTTGAGATACAGCAATTGCTGTATTTACTAAAACTGCATCAGCTCCTAATTCCATTGCATATGCTGCATGCGATGGTGCTCCAATACCAGCATCAACAATTACAGGAACGTTTGATTGTTCTATAATAATTTCTAAAAAATCTTGTGTTTTTAAGCCTTTATTACTTCCTATTGGTGCGCCTAATGGCATTACACATTGTGTTCCAACATCTTCTAAACGCTTACATAAAACAGGATCAGCATGAATATAAGGCATCACTACAAAACCTTTTTTAACCAATTCTTCGGATGCTTTTAATGTTTCAATAGCATCGGGTAATAAATACCTAGGATCGGGATGAATTTCTAATTTAACCCAATTTGTTTCTAATGCTTCTCTTGATAATTCTGCTGCAAAAACTGCTTCTTTTGCCGTTCGAACACCTGATGTATTTGGCAACAAACTAATATGAGGATGTATTAAATGTGTTAAAATATCATCCTCTTTATCTTGAACGTCTACTCTTTTTAAAGCAACGGTTATCAATTCACTTTCAGAAACTAATAATGCTTCTTTCATTAATTTTGATGAACTAAATTTCCCTGTACCCGTAAATAATCGAGATGTAAATTCTTTATCTGCTATTTTTAATATATCGTTCATTTTTTGTTTTTAAAAAACTACTTGTCATCCATCTTGTACACTTGTTCTTGTGTGCTAGGTGAACTTAAAATTTTATGAAAAACAGGAATACTTGTAAAATCTTTGGTAATAGCTCCTGATACAGCAACTCCATAAATACCTGTTTGTACAATTTCTGCAACATCATCTAAAGTAATGCCTCCAATAGCAATTATTGGTGTTTCTGTTTGTAGCTCTTCTATTAGTTTTTTATATCCTGATGTTCCTAAAACAGGGCTTAAATTCTTTTTAGTTTCAGTAAAACGAAAAGGACCTAAACCGATATAATCTACTTTTTTATCTAATAGAACTTTACATTCTTCTAATGTGTTTGCAGTTCCTCCAATGGCATAAAATTTACCCAAATAAGCACGTACTTTTAACGGACAATCATCTTTTTTACCTAAATGAACACCATCTGCATTTACTTCTTTGGCAACTCTGTAGTAATCGTTTATAATTAATCTTGTTTGATAATGAGCCGTTAATTCTCTGGCTTTCTTTGCGGTTTCTAAAATTGTTTTAGGATCAAAACCTTTTAATCGTAACTGTACCCATTCTGCTCCTGAAGCACAAGCTGTTTGAATATGATCTAAATGATCTTGTGCTGTTTTCCCCTGTGTTATGTACTGTAATTTACTTATCATCTTATTTATAATTATGCGTTCCTAGTAACGATTTGTTTGAATTTAAAAATTGTTCGGTATACCATTTCGTGTTTTTACAAGCATCTTCTAAAGAAAATTTTAACGCTAAATTAGCCGCTAAAGCGGATGACAAAACACAACCGCTTCCGTGTTTTTCAGAAACAACAGTTGTTATGGGCGGAATATTTAGTTTTACTATTTTACTATAATAAATCTCATCCCAACCTTTTTTATCTGCTCTATGTCCTCCTTTTAAATAGATATTTGTTTTTTCTGAAATAAAATCAATTGTTTCCTCAATATTTTTAACAGGAAATAAGGCTTTTATCTCATCATAATTTGGTGTTACAAAATAACAATTTTGCAATACTGTTTCAAATACCTTTAAATTTTGTGTGCTATGAAAATCGAATCCTGCACTTGCTTTCAAAACAGGATCTAAAATAATTTTTATATTCGGATTTTCACTTTTTAAAGCTAAAACAACAGTTAATAAAACTTCCCAAGATTGAATAATTCCTATTTTTACAACAGCAATTTCAAAACGTTCAAATAATGTTTCAATTTGATTGAGTATTATTTGTTCTTCAATCCAAATACAATTTTTAAAAGCGATATCATTTTGAACGGTCACAGCGGTACACACCGACAATCCATGTAAACCATGTGCTTCAAAGGTTTTAATATCTGAAGTAATGCCCGCACCACTTGACGGGTCAAGCCCTGCAATGGTGAGTATGTAATTTTGTGTTTTCAAATTTTAACGCTTTATTGTAATGAATCAAACTCTTTTTGGATGTTTTTAAAACTTTCTACAGGATTTTCAGAATTCCAAACACCACCTAAAACACCAATTCCTTGAAAACCTAATTCAATGGTTGGCGCTATGGTTTTAGTTGTAATTCCGCCCATACCTACAATTGTTTTATGAATATTATTGACATCAAAATTTCTTCCTTCGTATCCTTTTTTTGAGATAGATGAAAAAACGGGACTTAATAAATGGTAATCAAATTCGATATCACAAGCTGATAACTCTTCAGGCTCATTAAAAGAACTACTCATTGTTTTACCTAACATTTGTAAACCTATAAAATAACGACTACCATTTTCTAACGCATCACGCCTTTTTTGTTCTTGAAAATGAATTCCTTTTAAAGAATATTCATTGACTAGTTTATGAAAATAATGTATTACTATTCGATTATGGTATTTTTCTGATACCTCATTTAAATAGGAAACATGCGCTTCGTAATTTTTAAATGGTTTTCTTAAATGATAATACTCCAAACCCGCTTCAAATAATTGATGTAATATTTGCACTTCATTTTTTACATCTTTTTCTGGGGATATAAGGACTATCATATTCATTTAATTTTAGGGATACTTATTTCGGTAAAAATAAAGTAATTTATTCTTGGAACGGCAAATTACTTACACTCTACTTTTTAATAATAACGGGGGACGTTACGGGGGGCTTTTTTTGGGTTAGGGATTGCAGTGGCATCCTTTTTTATTTTTTTTCAAAATAAAAAAGATATAACGGAAAGCCCGACTACGCCTTTTTTCAAGGCGTAGGAACCTCCCTCTTCTTCTTTTTTTCTTCCTCTTCTTCTTACTTTTATTTTATAAATATACTTCTGATCCTTTTTCTATAAATTCTTTTGATTTCTCTTCCATTCCTTTGGCGATTACTTCATTATCGACAATGTCGTTAACGGCAGCAAAATCACGAACTTCTTGTGAAATTTTCATTGAACAGAATTTTGGACCACACATAGAACAAAAGTGTGCTACTTTAGCTCCGGCAGCAGGTAAAGTTTCATCATGATATTCACGAGCACGCTCAGGATCTAATCCTAAATTAAATTGAT
The Tenacibaculum pacificus DNA segment above includes these coding regions:
- a CDS encoding 3-ketoacyl-ACP reductase, translated to MEDLTNKKAIITGGSRGLGKATAIAFAQKGIHVAITGRNEKRLQETVTELKSYGVDATYAIFDVGNYDEVQKGIKDIINTFGTVDILVNNAGIAAFGTFNEMKVSDWTQIIQTNLMGMYYVTKEVLPYLIEKNEGDIINIASTAGLSGNATTSAYSASKFAVIGMSESLMKEVRKNNIRVCTLTPSTIASDMSLELGITDGNPEKVLQPDDFAELIVAGLTLPRRAMLKGASLWSTNP
- a CDS encoding reverse transcriptase family protein; translated protein: MDNSATRKQEIYDKIKESSKHEFILSEMKRLGFWGDDKVNFEKVNAFLKEENALSGDLSKLVKKERLIKDTDAFIANKHKERKKLSKEKQKETKLKREQIRKEKAEKWQQTKKEDITYLGAGYSHQLNDTQIDEVRLKEAGLPIYHSVKDLAEAMKITVNELRFLAFSRKNSQIEHYKRFKVAKKSGGYRLISAPMPRLKRAQHFILENILNKVIVYDKAHGCVKEKSIISNAQPHVDKAVVINQDLKNFFPSVTYKRIKGVFKSLGYSEQLAVVFALLCSESKILDISLLGENYFSQRGERFLPQGSPCSPAITNILCRKMDYRLDGLAIKYGFAYSRYVDDTTFSGNQAQFKHITAILKYSKKIISEENFNLHPDKLKIMKRNQRQEVTGIVVNEKLNINKKSLKRFRALLYQIEKEGIAGKTWNGGLNVLAEIDGYANYIYQVDKEKGVKYKSQVGDILKAHSYKESHQEKYVQQVGNIEKITSKTENTEDFGLLKKISSFFKK
- a CDS encoding SWIM zinc finger family protein encodes the protein MKFNFKYSGNSTVNNGIASTGVSFAPDVLREPTYFVGSLDKKIPFREAISALHHVVIADFNFQPKDNTEYLAWLKGQEEVWIADATAELSGLKEDVREVQEKLKKLRSKREEITKPFYDAQRKYFNYLYKRDYAAWFVLDPVITVHPDQIFFECFSQDESVYGKLSCGYDVFKNINEFKCGTTNIDYSKALYNEFQKIRTYKETEFKVDPKGFDVKTTGEDTYREVKIDLPDSWVRGFLQVSSAMTSDKVSFDLHPVDIANFIAVLKRHKEKKGPRAIKYILKPGKPIIAVFEPWNIEVTCLQSIYEGDEEKEIRVWGRRRITLLERLLPVTTKFTVHLLGSGMPSFYIAHLANDMYFTLGLSGWTANDWTQTTNLDLLSPRGQVPATTMQTIYLALRKDWLNTPSNLANDLGLDKTIVTQSLQTFTQAGKVVYDLKNNVYRIRELKKDGIDLDSLRFSNEIDKKAYELMESGAVENLKTTIDGNNITINATVSNNYKTSVLINNDLQIVDAKCVCSYYHQNKMTKGPCEHILATRIAFDKKN
- a CDS encoding WGR domain-containing protein, whose amino-acid sequence is MKLIKQKKLYFLDEKSDKVYEVDLCESQDLFIVNFRYGRRGASLREGTKTVFPVSYEEAEKIFNKLVGSKEKKGYSEEAKELENPKKEENTTRKDTILKYLNQALKGTYTRNWKVSRIINRVGALKIKEAIPLIAQFIHSSDEFEQYNALSVLIDFNESDYIEDAIKVFKKDTFNTIGGRISAAYILKYGNATNIKIVQNEVAKHITKSEIDSLATQFLGEGSKNPMLLFYAYIHSYNNDLERANLFKIIAKIPLKVNTFKSVRYIYRTAYTTNDTQFFALVSKRIAISNPSYTSDYPYTDDSYNWVEASVEKKKQNPRIAFSGKTKNYFNGATYRKIYDLSIDNQEAYIDCVKEILCSLNDKEDRAPENITSEWFYNESKGKYEVENRKYPKYHQFLALMYVLYGNSTRFKCIGNKWFYIDELTDNTIREEILPTVWNQEPAEVLSILANAKSTIAVDFSLKIIKANPHFLENISEEILAKLIRHYHPKVLDLIAEVLEQKYATTQASEEILLILLASKNKKAVELGIKWLDKYEASYLSSTSLLTKLLLTDEVLVIGYLINLYKNDVAYNTPIFIDDLITLFEEPSKYTSEFLIAVNYLIGNTFFGELLSATSAQYIISLSASSSVTNQLFAINLAKHNTTSVYELFKDTYKEYITSDEAVLRTAGIELLAYFPDEFLLENKQDIIRFCFSEH
- the moeB gene encoding HesA/MoeB/ThiF family protein, producing MNLTEEEKKQYNRHLILEKIGSVGQLKLKKAKVLVIGAGGLGCPVLQYLTAAGVGTIGIIDDDVVDQSNLQRQILYTIDDIGVSKAETAAKRLSKLNPFVKFNVYKEQLTRLNAISLFEEYDVIVDGSDNFSTRYLTNDASVITKKPLVYGAIFKFEGQVSVFNYQGSGTYRCLYPTPPKPDESPNCSQIGVLGVLPGIIGSLQANETIKIICEIGDVLANKLLMYDSLTMRQMVLDFEKTSEASVTKLEENYDFFCGIIEAENEITIEELQGDLLKYNLLDVREDWEREQHHIGGQHIRLVELPDRLNEIDTTKPVIVYCKSGIRSKRAISFLEDSLKEAILINLKNGLN
- the thiH gene encoding 2-iminoacetate synthase ThiH; translation: MSNFKELFDTYNWDDNLKSIFDKTTVEVEYALSKDKLDLEDFKALISPAARPYIEQMAQKSSLLTKKRFGNTIQMYAPMYLSNECQNICTYCGFSMTNKIPRRTLLDAEILKEVAFLKDKGYDHILLVTGEANKTVGVDYIKNAIQLIRSQFSNITIEVQPLDQEEYESLIEAGLYAVLVYQETYHREEYKKHHPKGKKSNFDYRLDTPDRLGKAGIHKIGLGALFGLEDWRADSFFTALHLKYLQKTYWKTKYSISFPRLRPHSGGLEPKVEMTDSDLVQLICAFRLLDEDIELSMSTRESEVFRNNIVNLGATSISAESKTNPGGYTVEPQSLEQFEISDERSTEEVVKMLKEQGLEVVWKDWEQFESI